The following are encoded in a window of Deltaproteobacteria bacterium genomic DNA:
- a CDS encoding FAD-binding protein — protein MNVYDIGNVVKTDLLIIGGGFGGLFAAIKAKQNGVKDVTIVDKGAVAMTGQSRLAAGATVYLHPGDDLEEWIKAIFIGQQGLCNQDMVESFLVQSFERLREFEDMGIVFRRNPQTNDYFRMNSRGLVPVQMTIGATYKEWIGGTALTTVLRKTALRLGVRFFNKIFINDLIVRDNQASGAVGCHRRTGDFYIFKSQAVVVAACDCSFRGNYCCVEATTGDAFAIAYRAGADLTNMEQMVINTAPLAYNFEGTGPTGQAGARFLNAADEDFMPQYDPQGSRAEINHIVQAMAQEHKKGHGPPFYYDFRSLPEQMEAAFLNNFGGWMPRNLIRLKEKGIRIFRSKVDWAPALQTLRGGIKTDINCMSNVAGLFASGTAQSMGPGLFNGWSSGKSIWSGSTAGSSAAEYLKHAASFKLDSDQIMNLKDALF, from the coding sequence ATGAACGTTTACGATATCGGAAATGTCGTTAAAACAGATTTGCTCATAATCGGCGGCGGATTTGGTGGATTATTTGCGGCTATCAAGGCCAAACAAAACGGCGTGAAGGATGTAACCATTGTAGATAAAGGGGCCGTCGCCATGACAGGCCAGTCAAGGCTGGCAGCCGGGGCCACAGTTTATCTGCATCCTGGGGATGATCTTGAAGAATGGATCAAGGCCATCTTTATCGGCCAGCAGGGGTTATGCAACCAGGACATGGTCGAATCCTTTTTAGTTCAATCCTTTGAGCGGCTGAGGGAGTTCGAGGACATGGGCATTGTTTTCAGGAGAAATCCGCAGACTAATGATTATTTTCGTATGAACTCGCGAGGTCTGGTTCCGGTTCAGATGACAATCGGCGCGACCTATAAAGAATGGATCGGAGGAACGGCGCTGACTACAGTTCTGCGCAAAACAGCGCTCAGGCTGGGTGTCCGGTTTTTTAATAAAATTTTTATTAATGATTTGATAGTGAGAGATAACCAGGCCTCCGGCGCGGTCGGCTGTCACCGAAGAACCGGGGATTTTTACATTTTCAAGTCTCAAGCGGTGGTGGTGGCGGCCTGTGACTGTAGTTTTCGCGGCAACTACTGCTGCGTGGAAGCGACCACGGGTGATGCCTTTGCCATAGCCTATCGTGCTGGCGCAGACCTAACCAATATGGAACAAATGGTCATTAATACAGCGCCCCTGGCTTATAATTTCGAGGGAACCGGCCCGACCGGTCAAGCCGGGGCCCGGTTTTTAAATGCTGCTGATGAAGACTTCATGCCCCAGTATGACCCGCAAGGCAGCCGCGCTGAAATCAATCATATTGTTCAAGCCATGGCTCAGGAGCATAAAAAAGGTCATGGCCCGCCTTTTTATTATGACTTCAGGTCATTGCCTGAGCAGATGGAAGCGGCGTTCCTCAATAATTTTGGGGGATGGATGCCTCGGAACCTGATCAGGCTGAAGGAGAAAGGCATAAGGATTTTTCGTTCCAAAGTGGATTGGGCGCCCGCCCTTCAGACCCTTCGAGGAGGCATTAAAACTGACATTAATTGCATGAGTAATGTTGCCGGTCTGTTTGCCAGCGGAACGGCCCAATCCATGGGACCGGGACTCTTTAACGG